In Topomyia yanbarensis strain Yona2022 chromosome 2, ASM3024719v1, whole genome shotgun sequence, one DNA window encodes the following:
- the LOC131680839 gene encoding uncharacterized protein LOC131680839 — protein MVNRRLTTWLEDEKLLDPRQFAFRKGSGTEAHLGSLGEVLDRARSEGIHADIAILDIAKAYNTVWREGVLQQFQRWGIQGNLGVFIQNFLTNRRFRVCIGGTLSDEFREANGVPQGSNLTVTLFLVRMNSLFTALPGGVYVFVYADDIILVALGKTIPRTRIVANAVGRWALATGFNIAATKCTITHCCSTYHPANARPIRLNGTVIPFRKEPVVLGITLDRKLTMIPHFRRLKKDCQSRNRLVRTICAHHPKNIRRAALNVGRSLIHSRIFYGIEMTSRNLDGLSDILGPLIHGAVRLAAGLLPSTPAEAACAEAGVLPCRWETARVAFRRALGFLEKTSGDECPLLTTASNLHQEFTSNDLPPIARLHRLINRRYSHHTKIFTSGSKANDGVGAGIGGLGNGLSFRLPPSSSVFSAEAAAIAVGMIKRPTDTPTVIFTNSLSVLRDVASEISKHRFVQAIETLRDPLVTICWVPSHSGNKGNTDADRLALIGRRARTRLPNETPTIDIDREFNTSLQNGFTNHWRSSRNHIQKIKGSADTWTDRNSQREQKILSRHRVGQTRVTHAHTVSTEPVPKYSYCNTRLTVEHLLCNCRELEDLRRQYGLTGPIRDTLSNDPFIAQLRTDSKSTEKRSLQQLGCAFLAIGSARRRPKLEWAMEGDPPPPGEGPPLSYSIPAFMTSGDLIDQQTLLLRAAKDSEGNSVNLPNPLLLQLLLKEAIGSDPNKCIHATKEARGTQYILRTTSKRILQKLLNIKQFSNGQQVEQHHKSLPTPTPSGEVPALTDEPPAAVGVGPSVPFRHQATHTKRKNRLPPFPRATAGNCVSGPPAIHKLYFKNQPNR, from the exons ATGGTAAACCGGCGACTGACCACGTGGCTGGAAGATGAGAAACTACTCGACCCACGCCAATTCGCTTTCCGGAAGGGATCCGGTACCGAAGCCCACCTGGGCTCGCTCGGCGAGGTATTAGACAGAGCAAGGTCCGAAGGCATCCACGCCGATATTGCCATACTCGACATAGCAAAAGCTTACAACACAGTCTGGCGCGAAGGCGTCCTTCAACAATTCCAACGATGGGGCATACAGGGGAACCTAGGCGTCTTCATCCAAAACTTTCTAACCAACCGCCGCTTTCGGGTATGCATTGGCGGCACACTCTCCGACGAATTCCGAGAGGCCAACGGAGTGCCACAAGGATCAAATCTAACCGTGACCCTCTTCTTAGTGAGGATGAATTCGCTCTTCACCGCGCTACCTGGGGGCGTCTATGTCTTCGTGTACGCGGACGACATCATATTGGTGGCCCTCGGGAAGACGATCCCGCGCACAAGAATAGTCGCCAACGCAGTCGGCCGATGGGCACTCGCCACTGGATTCAACATCGCCGCCACCAAGTGCACCATTACACACTGCTGCAGCACATATCACCCAGCCAACGCTCGTCCAATCCGCCTCAACGGTACAGTAATTCCGTTCCGAAAGGAACCGGTCGTCCTCGGGATCACTCTCGACCGGAAACTGACAATGATACCACACTTCCGGCGACTGAAAAAAGACTGCCAGAGCAGAAATCGATTAGTCCGGACCATTTGCGCCCACCACCCCAAAAACATCCGCCGAGCAGCGCTGAACGTCGGACGATCTCTTATCCACAGCAGAATCTTCTACGGGATAGAGATGACTTCCCGGAACCTAGACGGACTCTCCGACATCCTCGGGCCCTTAATCCACGGAGCGGTGCGGCTAGCCGCCGGTCTACTACCGAGTACCCCGGCCGAAGCTGCCTGTGCAGAGGCAGGAGTGCTACCCTGCCGCTGGGAAACAGCCAGGGTGGCCTTCAGAAGAGCACTAGGCTTCCTGGAGAAAACTTCGGGCGACGAGTGCCCCCTTCTCACCACCGCCTCCAACCTGCACCAGGAGTTCACCAGCAACGACCTCCCACCCATCGCTCGTCTACACCGG CTAATTAACCGAAGATATTCACATCACACTAAAATCTTTACCAGTGGTTCAAAAGCGAACGACGGTGTAGGAGCGGGGATCGGCGGCTTGGGGAACGGGCTCTCCTTCCGCCTACCTCCCTCCTCCTCAGTTTTCTCGGCGGAAGCGGCCGCCATTGCAGTGGGAATGATCAAAAGACCCACCGATACACCGACGGTCATCTTTACAAACTCGCTCTCGGTCCTGAGGGACGTCGCTAGCGAGATCTCCAAACATCGCTTCGTTCAGGCCATCGAGACACTTCGAGACCCATTGGTTACCATCTGCTGGGTTCCGAGTCACAGCGGCAACAAGGGTAACACAGATGCCGACCGATTAGCCCTCATCGGCAGACGAGCCCGGACCCGGCTCCCTAATGAGACTCCAACCATTGACATCGACAGGGAATTCAACACCAGCTTGCAGAACGGATTCACCAACCACTGGCGGAGTTCTCGAAATCACATCCAAAAAATCAAAGGCTCAGCCGACACCTGGACCGACCGAAACAGCCAGAGGGAACAAAAAATACTCTCCCGACACCGCGTGGGGCAGACACGAGTAACCCACGCACACACCGTGTCCACTGAGCCCGTCCCAAAATATTCCTACTGCAACACCAGGCTCACCGTCGAACACCTGCTGTGCAACTGCCGAGAACTGGAGGACCTACGGCGTCAGTACGGCCTGACTGGTCCGATACGGGACACCCTATCCAACGACCCG TTCATTGCTCAACTTCGTACGGATTCCAAGAGTACCGAGAAGCGTTCCCTTCAGCAGCTGGGTTGCGCTTTCCTGGCCATTGGTTCTGCTCGGCGCAGGCCAAA ACTAGAGTGGGCGATGGAAGGCGATCCGCCTCCCCCAGGGGAGGGCCCACCGCTTAGTTACTCCATACCAGCCTTTATGACCTCAGGTGATTTGATCGACCAGCAGACTCTACTGCTGCGTGCGGCGAAGGACAGTGAAGGTAACAGTGTAAATTTACCAAACCCACTGCTGTTACAGCTACTACTGAAAGAAGCAATTGGGTCTGATCCTAATAAGTGCATCCATGCTACCAAGGAGGCAAGAGGAACGCAGTACATTCTGCGCACTACATCCAAAAGGATACTCcaaaaattgctcaacattAAACAGTTCTCCAACGGTCAACAGGTCGAG CAACACCACAAAAGCCTACCCACACCGACCCCGTCCGGGGAAGTACCGGCCCTCACCGACGAGCCCCCGGCGGCTGTCGGTGTGGGACCATCGGTACCTTTCCGG caTCAAGCGACACACACCAAACGGAAGAACCGGTTGCCTCCGTTCCCCCGGGCTACCGCGGGCAATTGTGTAAGCGGACCGCCCGCCATACACAAACTATACTTCAAGAACCAACCCAACCGATAA